ATATTTAGTTAACAAAGTGATTTGGCTACCCCACGAGTTCAACCAAGATTCCGTTAGGTACATACTATTTATTAGATACCAAACCCATAGACCATGGTCATTAAGGAGTGACCAAAGCTCGATTTTGGATCTGTATGGCGTCTGCCTGGGGACAAAGCATGATATGTTGTCCAACATGAGGTGAGGACTGAGGCGGATACCAGGAGGGCATTTATGGGCAGTAGAGCGATGGTGGCTGGCCACATGTCAATCTTGGCCCTGTGAACATATGACACTGGTGCCCATGACACTGGTGGTTAGAGAGCAGTGAGGTCAAACTTCAGCGACCGGTCTTGCCCTTAGTTGCCGATGACAGAGCTGGCAGCTGGCTCTTTAGGGTACAAATAGCAGGTATGAGGTCAGTTAAGTTGCTGACGTGGTGGGGGTCTTTTTGTCCTTTCCACTTTCCTTACCTATTTTCTTGCACAACTGACAAACTATTTATGGcatttgctttcttttcttcttggcaGTGAGCATTTGTTAATAGTGTTCAGGCAAATGTAAAAAATTTTAGCTTACCAGCTTCAGGACTGTCGTTTGAATAAGAGGAAGCAGCAGCTCGATTGTCATGGATACTAAGTTGTCGTGTGAGCTTTGACAAGAGAGATGACTGTTTTTGGTACTTCTCCCTTCGGCGTTTAGCATTGTGGTCTTCTTGGATAAGTTCTTCAATCTTTGCATTGCTTTGTCCACTGGTAATGAGAAAAGTGAGGTAATGAAGTGCAGAAATATgtgaaataagaaaaacaaacattgCATCTCCTATGAAGATGTAAATATGAAGAGAATGTGAAAATTGGAAATAAGGCAACATCAAACCATAAAAAGGTTTTGCCTACAAAAGAATTCCATCAAATgtcccacaaaaaaaaacttcgaGAATCAATCAACATGAGAACTACCAAATCTATTCCAAGTATGTCAAAAatatcacatgcatgtataggaGGGTTCCTTAGTCAATCTCTTTTATGCCAATAAAGAAGAGATATTGTGTCTACACTTGACAGGCGGTGGTGGATAACTCGCTTcaggatttatttttttaatacatATGGCTAGTCTAGATAGAAATCCATGGttaactagtactccctccgttcctaaatacctgtcgtggttttaatacatacggagggagtacaaagtaGCATGCATTCAAAAGCTTACATTTTGCCTTTCTCACTTGGATGACACTACTTCAACATGAAATAATATGAAATGGCCTTAATAAAGCCAGAAACAGTATGCTAGTCTccagaagaagaaatggaaacTGTATATTTCTGGACAGAACATTCACCTTATTGAGCTGTATAGCTGGTTCAGCATATCTTCCTTTGCTTTCTCCACTTGACAAAGTACAATAGCCTGACGAGCAAACACCGAATTTTGATGAAAACTTGGCCTCGGTGGCTAGGTATTTAGGTCAGATAAACTGAATGAAGCTCTAACAGACCTTCGGGACATTTGCTGCTAGACTATTTAAAACAGCCTCTACGTAACCGCGAACTTCTTGAGACATCCATCTAAGTTCTTCATCAGGATCAGCTGGCCTCCGCACCATTGCATCCTTTGAATATTGGGATCAGATGTCAATTGAAATGCACATAAGGTAGCAACAGAAAAGTTTTCATGTTGGCACCAAAGCAACAAGACTGAAGAGGGGAAGCGGAAATGCATAGTAACACCCTTGATATGAAATCAAGAAGAAATAGAAACCACATAGCACTGAAAGCATTGCAGTTTTTATATAGTTAAGAAATGGAAGTGAACCGCACATAAGCTACAACGTACCAGGGAGCCATCTGAATGGCTTTGCTTCATGGAAACACCCTCAGTATTTGGACCCTTGAAAGAACCACCTTTGCTTTGAATTACAGCTTTTATCTTATTTACCCACTCAACCTTGTCGGCAATGCTCTCCGCTTTCAATACAACAGCGCTATGAGctgcaaaacaagaaaattattcatacaaaagaaaagaaaacgtaACATGAAGCTTTAATGTTCAAGGGTGTCAACCTTTGAGAACAGTCTTGTAGGCAACCCTGTTAGTTATCTTAAACACAAGACTTGGGCCTTTTTCAGGTCCATTTGACTTTTTCGAATCCTTTAAGCTTTTAGAAGGTTCTTCATCCTCTACTTCCTCAAGGTTGCATTCCTACACAACATGACATCATACAAAGTTACCAAATCAGTTAATTTTACGGAATTTATAatgagcgaacgttcgctcttTAGTCTTCCGGAGCAAACATTTTGCTGGCCTTCCAATGAGGAAGACTGTGCCTGGGATCGCGCCACGTGTCTTGTGGTGTGACAACTTTAATTATGtggggtggcaactttagttctgtagGGTGGCCACTTTAGTCTATGAgagtggcaactttagttctgttCGGGTGGCAATTTTCCCACTGCGCAAAAAGGCTAGGGAGCAAACGTTTAGTTACTTgaggtggcaactttagttcagTGGGAGTGTCAATTTTAGTCTgagggtggcaactttagttctttGCAGATGGCAACTTTGTCCGTCGCGCCGGAAGGCTAAcgagcgaacgttcgctcctATTCCATTCCTTAATTTTATAGTACTTGTAATATACAGATGTGATGTTGCTTCGGATGTTAGATCTATCCGGTGGAGTTCAAGGAAGAAAACATACAGCTGAACTTACTACAGAAGTAATGTGGAAATTAAATATTCCATACATTTGACATTTCAATGCCAGGCAGAATAAATAATACAtgaaacaaaagcaaagaaTATGCACACCTCGAGAGTGATCACACCACGAAAATGTCTCTCTTCTTGTTTCTTTGTGTACCCAAGCTGGTAAAAACAGACGGTGAGTTATCGAGGTAAATAATCAACATGTGGCATggaaattacaaaaaaaacatcccGAAAAATCCTGTCAATTCCAACTGGATCAAGAACCCAAAAAACAAGGAGTGCGGAGAACTGGTTAACCTTTCCACTCTTCTCATTTAGGACGAACCACCTTCTGCTCCACCCATTAGTTTTTGCACTTTTCTTCAAAAGGTAACCTGAAGAAAAAGGGGGGATACTATTAGACTTATCTGTTACATAAATCAGAACGTATCTTATTACCATGAATCAAAGATATGTTAGACCCCAACAAGTGGTTCACAGTGATCCATAATTAGAAATCTTGTGGCAATGTCCATGTTATTCTGAATAAACTATACATTGATAAGGTCTCTACCAGATTAAGTTTCAGCTGTACATGGAACAAGGATGTGGCATTTGCATGAAGTATTATCAACATAAAAGCTATCGTATGCATTTCATGGCCTAGCCTACAAGAATGATGACCCAACTTCAGCACAGCTAGATCTAATTCCTTCTTTACCTGCAGTAATTTCACCAGTAGGACCAGCCACCTGCAAATTTGGTCCCTCTTTTGTGTCTTTGTCTTGCTGActtggtttttcttttgttgattttaAGCTGCCACTGCCACCAGCTTGCTCAGATTTTGTTTGGGGACTGGAGGCCTAAAACCAAATAACAGCTATGTTAACCACCAACCACAATAAGTGCTCTATGTCTACTGGTATAAAAATTTCAATACTTTCAAATACACTAtttcaaaaagaaatataCCATTTTGGATCCTAAGACAAATAAGCACGAATCATACCCTGTTTGTCACGGATTGTTCAGCCTCTTGTCCTTTCTTGGGAGGCCGGTTTTTCATCTCATCCTCACGACGCTGCCTCTCCATTCTGTCAATCAAATCGAAGGGCCAAGGATCAGTATTCTACAATGCAATCATGAAATTGTCATAGTTTGCACAAAAAAGTAAAGACTGGTCAATTTTGTTAGCAAGCAAAAAGTGTTTCGGTGCAATTAACACGTACTTTGAATGCTTCAAAGTACAAATACAAAACTAAGACAAGAATGACAGAGAGTCAAAGCTGAGAGCTGCATATTTCCTTGAGATTTTTGGCATCAACAGTTCATGAAGGTAAGAGCAAAGCCAGtttcaaacaaaagaagaggtAAGATCTAGCTGTTTGAAAGTACAAATACAAATATGATGAATACTTCATTCTGAAGCCAATTGAATCTAAGATTCTCATGTTAGTTTACATGCCAAACAAATTAGGGTAATGAAGTTACAAACTGGGCTTGCAAGTACAGACCATTGAGAAAGGTGAAACGGCAATGAACTaagagacaaaaaaaacaaattacacaAAACTGAAGGAGGGAAACCAAGCATCATGAAAAACCAACCTCCTTTGTAATAGACGGATGAAATGTTGAGGAGGAACATAGACACGCTCCATATCAACAAGAGCAACAACCATCTTTTTGGCATCATTTTTGAAGCTATCCAATGCACTTGATGCTATTGCAATGACCTAGGAAAAAATGGCCAAATCAGACTTTACTCTCAGGATGGTCAAATATGGAACTTATCAGCAAGCAAATACTTGTAATcttggttaaaaaaaagattgctTGTAAAACATATATGTGATACCTCGCGCTTGAATGGAGGAAATCTTCCAAGTCCTGGTGTGGCATTGGCAGAAGCATTGACTATGTCCAACAGTACACGATGTACCTAGTGTATGAAcaataaaaaattattttccCCATGGCAGTAAACAAGATAGATATAATAAGGGATTCTGCAAGCTTGTCTAAAGCTTATAGGTGCTAAATATAATGTCAACACTACTGGATAGAAATGTCATATTGATACAACCAAATAGACAAGATCTGACCAACAAGAATTCTGGAACTGCCACCAGATCGAAAGTCACATGCATCATCAGTAGCTAATAAGCCAACGACTAAAATATTTGGAACCATCGAATTAGAAATTCAACATCTAATATGAAAACTCAAACCAGATAAACacagcaaaaataaaaactcaAAACCTTGATCAATCAAGTGCATCCAACCAGACCAAAAACTGACGAAGTTTTCCTAACGGGGGCCAGGGAAGGTAAAAATGGAATTGGTATTGCACATAAACAATAGTGTTTATATTGCCTTACTTTGCAAAAAACAATATGTTTTACATTGATCTTAACCTCAAGGGAAAAGGAGCAAACTTAAATGAGCTTTACATCTGTTGCCTAGGCATACCAATATACCATGCGTAGTACTTGCATGCAGTGGTGAAGCCACGTTTTGCCTTTGATGTCAAGTGACATCACGAGATGTTGATGAGTAAAAGACCCGGCTATGCATATTATGAGTTAATATATACGTGTCATATTACATATATAGCTTTGATATCACAACCTGTAAATGCTAGCACCGCTACTGCTTGGATGGACTAGAACATACCTCTTCAACACATAGTCGTGATGACTCCTTCGCCATTTCTAGCACTATTTTTATTAGTGACCTCAACCCTTTCTCCGGAGATATTAAATATGGCTGGTAACCGTCAGCTTCCAGGACAATCTAGAATGTCAAGAGAATACTTTTCATAAAGGTGCAAAACTGTCTGTTGTGTATTACAGACTTGAAGTGAAACTGATCTTACCCTTTTGACATTGCTGAGATCAAAATGCCTGTCCAATGGTAATTGTTTGATTCTGTCTGGGAACTTGCCTTCAAAACTTGCAACGATTTTCCAACCAGACCCCTTTCATATGTGTAAAAACAAGTGCACTGATCTTGTAATTGATTGTTCAATCAAGGTGGGcataattcaaatttaaaaagaTATAGCTTTGACGTTCATCACTAACCTCACCGGATGTAATGTGAGCAAGAAATTTATCTTCAAATTCCCGGCAAAGCTCCAAAGCAACTGCTCGGGTTCCTTCAGCACTTTGTACCATAGATTCTCCGAGCCTTGCCAGTTCATCTTGCACAATCTGGGATTTACCCTGAAGGCTGAAATAGTAACACGGGAGGGCATACAATTTTAGCACTAGACATATATTAGTGAAGTAAAAGCAATGTGGTACATTCTGTATATAAAATTAATATACATACTAGATACAACCATCACTGAAGCACACGACGCAAACAATTCTTACCCAGTCAATAGGTTAGGAAGACGCACTTTCATCCGTTTGCGTATCTGCTTAGCAATGGTGGCAACCAAAGAAACTCTACCTAGCTTACTAGAAGGAGCTCCAGTTAATATGGACTTGAGGGTCTCGGCTTCAGCTTGCCATGCTGTTTCGAGGGAGTTTTCAGAACCAACTGAACCTGCTGATGCGATCGCAACAGATTGTCCTATCAAAGCGACCCACTCAATGTCAGGAAGGTTTTTTGGGCCCTTGTTTGAGAGAAGGGCTTGAACACAAGCTATAGTTTTCGCATCTCCAGTTGCTTGATCAATTTTGCTTAGCACGCCTATAGTTCTGGTCCCTACAGTGAATGGAAAAACATCACTTGCCACATAAGGGTAATGTCACTATTGATGAATTCGGTTTTAATGACAGACCATCTGAATCAATATCCTTCGCCAGCCTAAGAGCTCGAGATGATGCAACTTCAGCTGCTTGTACTGCAGGTATCACAACTAGGAGTATTGCATCATTGTGCCCGGCATAATCATTGATCTGGATTAAAAAAGTAATCAGCATTGTGTAACATAAAGTTAACAAGTATAATGAACTTAAAAACTGAGTTTGATGTGCTGTCTCCGAAGCAGGTAAGTAAGAACAGCCCCAAAGGCTCCAAATCAATCTAAGGAGACACAGATAGATGGCCTAAGATGTTAGGTCAACGTCACATAGATATATTTTTGAAAGTGACCATGACTGGCTATTGTAAATTATTTCGATATTATTTAAGCATTAGATTATGGAATACCTATTGACGGATAAAATCTCTATATTTAAATACTTACCATTGAATCGTCCACAACTCGCTGGTCTAACCCGGGTAAATCGATCAATTTTAGTGGAGGGGCTGTAAACATACGAGAAAATACAGAGTGAGAGATTTTCCAGAAACACAACTGGAATATATGCATATGATTTATGAACAGTAGAACATCAAACCATTAAACCAAGGAGAAAACTGGACTGCTCATGTTTCAGCGATTAAACATGTCACAAGATTCTTGAGTCACTTTCTTCCACAGCACATACAATGCAACAAACATAAATATTCAGCCCAGCTTTAAATGCTTAGCTGTTACACACGACAACTCCATAATTACAAGGACAACTTCACCGTGTCCTAAAATGTCAACATATCTACCACATATCTACCACACCAGTCTAAACTCTCTACTGTGCCATATACATTGCTAATGGACAGGTTGGCACgttcaaatttgctaaaatgATTAAATTACTGATTGACAAACCTGTACTCGTTCGCAGCTTGAGAGGTATCTCCTCCATGCGTCCTCTCCCAGATCCACTGGACGCAGCTTTGCTTAGCCTATCCTGCAGAGAATGTCGCAGAGCACCTGCACATCAACAGAAGACAGAAACTTTATCACCAGATCAAACCACTAAATCCCCACGAGATGAAGCGAAGCAAGGTTGTGGGATCCTACTGACTTGAGGACACCGGCTGCGACTTGTTGTCAATCTGCAGCACGATAGACTTGCTGCTGAGCCCCGGTTCCCGCTGCAGTTCCACCACTATCGGAGCCCTGGTCGCCCCGTTCTCCCCAGTGGGCTGCACCACACAACACCACCCAATCCAATTACAAAAAAACACCCCGAGGGGAGAAGGGTACTTGGAGCTGAGCTGCAGGACGAAAAAGCTTACCAGCACGGCGTGCCCGATGAGGCTGTTCAGCACAGCCGACTTGCCGGCACCCTGCACAAACAGATCGGAACGGGTCAGATCGGAACGGCTGACTTGCGAGGGGCGGTCGGCGCTGGGCGATACTTACGACGTTGCCCAGGACGACGGCGTTGAGGAAGGTggaggggcggcgcggcgcggcgtcgTCGGAGGGGTCGTCGTCAGCGAGGAGCGAGGCCGCCTGGCGTATGGACTCGGAGAGCTGCGACAGCTCCTCCATGGCCTCCATGGCGGTCGGCTTCTGCCCCCtctcgcggcggcggatctGGCGGGGTGGGAAACGGCCGCGGATCTCGGTGGATCGagaaacggcggcggcggcggcgacctggCCCTGGACGTGACGCGGATTTGAAATCTACGGAGATGGGAGAGACGAGACGTGGGTTGGGTTCAGAGAAGGGGGAGAGAGGAACGGGGCGAGTTCTAGTCGTTTGCTTGCTTGCCTGCGAAGGTGGTGCGCAGCGTTTCGAGTTCGACTCGAGTAAAGTTGCTcgcggaaaaaaaaggagttcGCTCGAGTCACTACAGTGGGGAGGTTTGGTTTTAGCCGATTGGGTTCAATCCGGGCTGAAGGAGCCGATTGGGTTTGGTCTGTCGGGCTGAATTCGAATCTCTAATTTTATATGCGAGATTGGGCTGCGCCGCGCGGCCCGATGGTTAGTGAGGGCCTGGAAAAAAACTCCAATTGCTACACGGGCTGAAAAAATAaactccaattttttttgatagAGGAAAAAACtcaaacttttctttttttttttgacgggcCTGGCAGTTGTACTGACTTTTCAATTAGAAGAAGAGAACAAAAGTTCACCTACTACAAACTAAGAGCACACCATCACCTGGAATAGAAATCACCTAGTACAAATATCAAAAGGGGCAACACTTCACAATTTAACTATCTCTACCTTGCCTCCACCAGGAGATCATATTCATCCTCAATCATTCGATAGAGAGCAGCCGCATTCATTTCTTTCTGTTGAAAAACTCTACTATTCCTCTCTTTCCACAGATGCCAGGCAATAAGAGCCGCCATTGCAATCTCCTTGTCTTTAGAAGCAGATTTTGGTCCTGAAATGATTTGCCTCCACCACGTCCGCAGCGAAGGACTGGCCGCCGCAACCGCCCCAACCCTTGGCCATTTGACACTGCTAGCATGCCAGACTTCCTTCACAAACACGCAGTGAATCATGAGATGAGCTGCCCCTTCCTGCACTTGATCACATAGAAGACAAAGCGCATTGTGAGGCCATCCTCTAGCCACCAAACGGTCCGCCGTCCAGAGCCGATTCTGCAGCAGCAACCATAAGAAGAACCGGACCTTTCCTTCCCCTTTGATAGACCACACCGAACTAAGCAAAGGCTGAGAGATAGACTGAACAAAATGCACCGAATAAGCAGATCTAGCAGAGTATGAACCATCAACCGAGAAATTCCACCCAATTGAATCAGGCACATCTGTCAGCTGAACCCCCTGCAGGCGACCCCATAAAGCCGTGAGCTGATCAATTGCCTGCGTCGTGGAAATATTTTGTACCCCCTGCATCCATCGCCCCTCGTGAATAGCTTCAGAGACTGTGATCTGCTTCTTCCTAGAAATTTTGAAAATGTCCGGCGCAATGTCCTTTGGCACCTCGCCTTGCAGCCAACGATCAGCCCAAAAAGAAGTTTTATTCCCATCTCCAATTGTAATCCTCGTGCATGCCGCGAACAAAGACAGATCGCTCTCATTGCAAGGGACCTTAGAGCCCAACCACGGCCTTTCTCGAGAATCCCACCGGAACCAGGGCCATCGTAATCTAAGAGCTCTACTATAATTTTGAATGTTCTTAATCCCCAATCCTCCAAACTTCTTTGGCCTGCAAACTTTTATCCAATTTACCAAGCACTTCCCGCCATGCGCCTGCTCATCGCCAGCCCACAAAAAATTCCGCCTCATTTTATCCATTTTCTTTATTGCCCAGCTATCCGCAGGAAAAACAGTCAAGAAATAAGTTGTTGTTGCAGTGAGCACAGAGTTTATCAATACAAGCCGACCAGCTCTATTAATTAGCTTTCCTTTCCAGTTCTGCAGCTTCGTAGCCATCTTGTCCAAAAGAGGCTGAATCTCTACCCTTCGAGGCTTCCTAAATCCTAGCGGCAACCCAAGATATTTGCACGGAAACACACCCAAAACCCCTCTGAAGCTTGACATAATTCCACCGATGTCCAGCCCCTCACACTTAATAGGAAATGCCTGGCACTTGAGTATGTTTATTTGCAGCCCTGAGATTGCACCAAAAGCTGCCAGAATCTCCATAACCACCTCAATTTCTTCCTTAACAGGGTTCACAAAGATTGCAGCATCATCTGCATAGAAACTAGTCCGGATTCTCGCCGTGGACAGAGGCAGAGGAGAGAGGATTCCTTCAGCCGTCGCCCGATCCAGAATGCGTTGTAGCGGCTCCATAGCAAGGATGAAAAGCATAGGGGAGAGGGGGTCCCCCTGCCGCAGCCCACGCCTGTGCCTGAAAGGCGAACCTGGAATGCCATTGAGCAGCACGCGAGAGGAGGCAGTGTCCAGCAAAATTGAGATCAAATCTCGCCATCTGGAATCGAAACCAAAGCCCTGTAACACTTCGAATAGGAAGTCCCACCTGACGGAATCAAAAGCCTTTGCAATGTCTAATTTAAGGAAGATGAGACTCTTCTTTCTTCGGTTAGCTTCCCGAATCACGTTTTGCACATATAAAAAGTTGTCTTGTATACTCCGTCCTTTGATGAAGGCGCTTTGATTCGCAGAGATGAGCATCGGTAACTCAGGAGCCAACCTGGATGCCAGCATCTTGCAAACGATTTTGGCAACGCTGTGCATAAGACTCACAGGTCTGTAATCAGAGATCTGCAGTGCCCCATCTTTTTTTGGCAGCAACACAATATTGCCTGAGTTCATCAAATTCCATTGTCGCCCACGCAAACTCTGAAGCTGATTCGCCGCTTGGAGCAGGTCATCTTTAATTAAATCCCAGCAGCTCTTGTAGAATAGCCCAATAAGCCCATCTGGCCCAGGGGCCTTTTCAGAGTGCAGCCCAAACACAGCTGCACGCAGCTCCTCCTCAAGGAATTGGCCGCTCAAATGCTCTAGGTCTCTGGCCGGCAGCTGCAAGAATTTCCAGTTCAGTCCACTTTCTCTGCAATTATTAGTCCCCATCAGACATTTGAAATGATCTAGAAGGAGCTGCGCCTTCCCATCATGATCTGAGATCCCCTGCAGGCAAGGAATAtggttcttcctccttcggACATTAGCTTTTAAATGAAATAACTTAGTGTTCGCATCTCCTTGCTTAATCCACGTCATACGAGAACGCTGTCGCCACATCATTCTGTCAATTGCCGCAAAGCCCAGTAGCTTGGATTTAAGCCAGCCCCGCAACCATTTCTCCTGTTCAGTTAAGTCACGATTTTCCTGAGCAATGTCAAGCTGAAAAATGACCTCATTAGCCATCACTGTCCGAAATCTGCGCTGAACCATCATCTCCCTGTTCCAATTCTTCAAAGCCTTAGTCACCTTGGAAATCTTGATATGAAGCGCTCGTATTGAGTTTGTTTCTGTCAGTCGCTTTGTCCAAGCGTTCACCACGGTCTCAGCAAACCCATTCATCGAAACCCAATAACTTTCAAAACGAAACCCTTTGAAATGACGAATCTCCATTTTCTTCAGGATAATGGGGCAGTGGTCTGAAATTGCCGTAGATGCCGGCGAAAGTTGGTACTGAGGGTACAACAACTCCCAGTCCTTTGACATCAAGGCCCTATCAATCTTTGTATGTGTAGCCGAATCTCTCTCATTGCACCAAGTAAATTTTCTCCCGAGCAGCGGAAATTCCCTTAACTCCGTATCCTCAATCATCCTCCTGAAGCGGCCCATCATTCGCAAATTGAGGTTGCTGTTGCTCTTCTCATTGGCACGGCAGATCATGTTGAAATCTCCCACAATAAGCCACTCCGGCTTGAGAAACTGCTTGGCGCTCCTGATCTCATCCAAGAACAAAACTTTCTCTAAATCCTCCTGCGGTCCATAAACCGAAGTGATTGACCAGCTCCTGTTATTTGTTCTGTCAGTAATGTGCCCAGAAAGTGAGTTCGGCCCACTAGCCAGAGGCTCATGGTGAATCATAAAATCCTCCGAGCAAGCGATTATAATTCCTCCCCTTGTGCCGCTGGCCGGCTTGAAAATGAAATTGTTACCAAATTTGGCCCCCAATGCTTCTGTAATAATCACTCGATTTACCACACTAATCTTTGTTTCTTGCAAACAGATTATATTGCAATTCATCGTCTCCAGAAAGTTCAGAACAGCTCTTCTACGGACAGAGGAATTCAATCCACGAACATTCCAGTTCAATAGAGCTAAATCCATAAAAACCTAATACACTCGGACCACTTCAACCAGGCACAACGCCACAGCCCCTTCATTATGGACCAACACCTACGAGCTCTGAAACATGACTTCCGATTCTGACAGTCACCACTAACAAAAACACACCCGAAGTAGGAGCAGCCCCCAACACAACTGAAACAACAAGACAGAACCGAAGATAGCAGAACAATTCGAGCCTCCCCGCTGAAGACCCACAGCTTGAACACTTGATGACACATTGGAAACAAAGGGGCTGCAAAAACCGAGCTAGACGATGAGTCAAGCTGGGGTAGCTGCCGCCTGCAGCTTTCCCGCCGGGGCCGACCCCACCTTCGCCGGTAGCGAGTCCTCCATCATGGCAGTGATGGCGTTGACGAAATCCGGTGGGAGAGGCTTGGTGTAGATCTCCCTGTACTCCTTCAATTTGTCCTCCGGATCTGAGGAGCAAGACACGCCACTCTTGGACAGCAGCACATGCTGCACCTTCTCCATCGCCGTTAGCCCGCTGGTGGCCTTCGCCGCCAATCGGACGCTGCTGCGCCTTGGCTTGGTGGAGATTTTCTCGTCCGGCGTCGGCAGCACCAATGCCGGCACGGGTGCTGCAAAGCTCGCCAAGAAGGAAGAAAGCGGAGTGGCCGGTACATCTTCCAGGCCTGAGTCAACGAACCCCATCAATCCGTCCTCTCTAAAAACAATTTCATCCGGTGGCCCATCTTGGAATATCACCGCTGAGCCCATCGCATCACACTTCAACTTGGCAGCCCACTCGGAGTTGTTGTCTAGCAGCCCATCCGCGGCCTCGATCGGCCCAATATTAAATTCCAAGGACGAAGTTCCGTGAGAATTAAACGGTTCGATTGGCAGCTGTGTCTCCCTCTGCGCCTCGCTCTGTCCGGCCAACAGCTTTCCCCCATCAGATGCTGTCACCTTGGTATTGGCATCTTTCCCAGGCCCCAGCTCAGAGCCATTTTCACCGCAGGAGACCCTGCTCAGCTCCCCTTCCTCGGACGACAACCTGCAACTTTCTTCAAAAGAAACATTGACCACGGACCGCCCAGGCGCCACCGGCAACCGTGCCAGCACAGGCACCGCAGGAAGCGTCAGAGTGGGCGCCTCCCCCACAACAGTTGTGATTTCCCCCATCATCCCTTCCAACTCCGGCGACTGCGCC
This is a stretch of genomic DNA from Brachypodium distachyon strain Bd21 chromosome 1, Brachypodium_distachyon_v3.0, whole genome shotgun sequence. It encodes these proteins:
- the LOC100846078 gene encoding dynamin-2A, which codes for MEAMEELSQLSESIRQAASLLADDDPSDDAAPRRPSTFLNAVVLGNVGAGKSAVLNSLIGHAVLPTGENGATRAPIVVELQREPGLSSKSIVLQIDNKSQPVSSSALRHSLQDRLSKAASSGSGRGRMEEIPLKLRTSTAPPLKLIDLPGLDQRVVDDSMINDYAGHNDAILLVVIPAVQAAEVASSRALRLAKDIDSDGTRTIGVLSKIDQATGDAKTIACVQALLSNKGPKNLPDIEWVALIGQSVAIASAGSVGSENSLETAWQAEAETLKSILTGAPSSKLGRVSLVATIAKQIRKRMKVRLPNLLTGLQGKSQIVQDELARLGESMVQSAEGTRAVALELCREFEDKFLAHITSGEGSGWKIVASFEGKFPDRIKQLPLDRHFDLSNVKRIVLEADGYQPYLISPEKGLRSLIKIVLEMAKESSRLCVEEVHRVLLDIVNASANATPGLGRFPPFKREVIAIASSALDSFKNDAKKMVVALVDMERVYVPPQHFIRLLQRRMERQRREDEMKNRPPKKGQEAEQSVTNRASSPQTKSEQAGGSGSLKSTKEKPSQQDKDTKEGPNLQVAGPTGEITAGYLLKKSAKTNGWSRRWFVLNEKSGKLGYTKKQEERHFRGVITLEECNLEEVEDEEPSKSLKDSKKSNGPEKGPSLVFKITNRVAYKTVLKAHSAVVLKAESIADKVEWVNKIKAVIQSKGGSFKGPNTEGVSMKQSHSDGSLDAMVRRPADPDEELRWMSQEVRGYVEAVLNSLAANVPKAIVLCQVEKAKEDMLNQLYSSISGQSNAKIEELIQEDHNAKRRREKYQKQSSLLSKLTRQLSIHDNRAAASSYSNDSPEAESPRTPGRPGEDWRSAFDSAANGPTAASSSSERSRSADGRNRRSENGDVSNSGSRRTPNRLPPAPPRY